Proteins found in one Spirochaetota bacterium genomic segment:
- a CDS encoding DUF4160 domain-containing protein, with amino-acid sequence MPELSRFYGIVIRMYANDHAPPHFHAYYNDFQILVDIHNFSILMGNFPPKAMGLVMEWATMHQRELVENWALASNKKHTFRIEPLQ; translated from the coding sequence GTGCCGGAATTATCACGATTCTATGGTATTGTAATCCGCATGTACGCCAACGACCATGCTCCGCCGCATTTTCATGCGTATTACAATGATTTTCAGATACTGGTGGACATCCATAACTTCAGCATTCTCATGGGTAATTTTCCGCCGAAGGCGATGGGACTCGTCATGGAATGGGCAACAATGCATCAGAGAGAACTGGTTGAAAACTGGGCCCTGGCAAGCAATAAAAAGCATACGTTCAGAATCGAGCCGCTGCAATAG